A genomic segment from Aegilops tauschii subsp. strangulata cultivar AL8/78 chromosome 1, Aet v6.0, whole genome shotgun sequence encodes:
- the LOC109781145 gene encoding uncharacterized protein yields MALASTTASRLISRRLAAPLPPPPSSSCAAPRGGARPGPRRFAVRWEGRPRALLGGFSDADEDASDDEDEEDGPGALSGGPPRQEQGCEDVIELAAAAFSGPERWDVLGLGQAMVDFSGMVDDEFLERLGIEKGTRKVVNHEERGRVLRAMDGCTYKAAAGGSLSNSLVALARLGSSQASSYPELRIAMAGSVGSDPLGSFYRQKLHRANVQFLSKPVKDGTTGTVIVLTTPDAQRTMLAYQGTSSTLAYDSDLAEIVSKSNLLIVEGYLFEFSHTIEAIKQACEDAKKNGALIAVSASDVSCIKRCHSDFWDIVGNYADILFANANEARAFCELTSEESTVSAARYLSHSIPLVSVTDGMHGSYIGVKGEAIYIPPPACIPVDTCGAGDAYASGILYGILRGASDLKGIGLLAAQVAAVVVGQQGTRLRVKDADRLAESFEFHLDNLEFCSDAGTDQVPNL; encoded by the exons ATGGCGCTCGCCTCCACCACCGCCTCCCGCCTCAtcagccgccgcctcgccgctcccctcccgcctcctccttcctcttcctgcGCCGCGCCGCGAGGAGGGGCCAGGCCAGGGCCGCGCCGGTTCGCGGTGCGCTGGGAGGGCAGGCCGAGAGCGCTGTTGGGAGGATTCTCGGACGCCGACGAAGATGCCAGcgacgacgaggacgaggaggatGGCCCCGGCGCGCTCAGCGGTGGGCCGCCGAGGCAGGAGCAGGGgtgcgaggacgtcatcgagctcgCCGCCGCTGCCTTCTCCGGGCCCGAGCGCTGGGACGTGCTCGGACTCGGCCAGGCCATG GTTGACTTCTCAGGCATGGTGGACGATGAATTCCTCGAGAGATTGGGCATAGAGAAGGGTACCAGGAAGGTCGTTAACCATGAGGAGAGGGGACGGGTCTTGCGTGCCATGGATGGTTGCACCTACAAGGCCGCTGCCGGAGGCTCACTGTCCAACTCGCTTGTGGCTCTAGCAAGGCTTGGTAGCAGTCAGGCCAGCAGCTACCCTGAGCTTAGAATAGCAATGGCTGGCAGTGTGGGCAGTGACCCACTAGGTAGTTTCTACAG GCAAAAGTTGCATCGTGCTAATGTGCAATTCTTGTCCAAGCCGGTTAAAGATGGGACTACTGGGACTGTGATTGTTCTAACAACTCCAGATGCACAACGAACTATGCTTGCATACCAG GGTACATCTTCAACTTTGGCTTACGATTCAGACTTGGCTGAGATAGTATCCAAGTCAAATCTACTGATAGTGGAAGGGTACCTATTCGAGTTTAGTCATACAATTGAAGCCATCAAACAGGCATGTGAAGATGCTAAGAAGAATGGTGCACTTATTGCTGTTTCAGCATCAGATGTGTCATGCATCAAGCGTTGCCACAGTGATTTTTG GGATATCGTAGGAAACTATGCAGACATATTGTTCGCCAATGCCAATGAAGCAAGGGCGTTCTGCGAGCTAACCTCGGAAGAGAGTACCGTGTCAGCGGCGAGATACTTGAGCCATTCTATCCCTCTAGTGTCTGTTACAGATGGTATGCACGGTTCCTACATCGGTGTGAAAGGTGAAGCAATATACATCCCCCCGCCGGCATGTATACCTGTGGACACCTGCGGAGCTGGTGATGCATACGCATCAGGAATCCTGTACGGTATCCTCCGGGGCGCATCGGACTTGAAGGGCATCGGCCTTCTGGCTGCGCAGGTAGCCGCTGTTGTCGTCGGGCAGCAAGGCACGCGCTTGAGGGTTAAGGATGCTGACAGATTGGCTGAATCGTTCGAGTTCCACCTTGACAACTTGGAGTTCTGTTCAGATGCTGGAACGGACCAGGTTCCCAACTTATGA